The proteins below are encoded in one region of Acetoanaerobium noterae:
- the priA gene encoding replication restart helicase PriA, whose amino-acid sequence MVEKYCKVILIQKSRYIDKKFTYKTYLDVCLGQIVHVPFGRGNKQLEAIIVEIQEKLPCDEDKLKEIVSLGEKTNLDYDKIALAFWIRDYYMCSYLDALSLLYPSQIRKGSAKFEDFVVLKDKLALQLEYLDLKTNAHVKKYLYKLILDNVELSRDKLNEEFKGKNISAYINNLKEKEIIEIKSSRIFRDSSNDNINNTTYIRHALNKEQNNIFEEISDELSTKNRPVLLKGITGSGKTEIYMELIDKMIEEGKGSIVLVPEISLTPQTIARFTARFKAKVAVLHSHLSVGQRYDEWSKIENIDAPVVIGARSALFAPVRNLGLIVIDECHEDAYRSELNPKYDSVEVACKLNELQAVSVILGSATPKVEQYYKAKNKEYKLVELSKRANNKPLPSIEIIDMKEDAKLGNLSFLSFSLQTKISSAMKKKEQVILFLNRRGYANFLSCDSCGHVPKCKNCDISLTYHKKNQTLRCHYCNFEIPFHKSCESCNEGTMKDIGIGTERIEAEVRELFPEAKVFRMDKDTVSRKNSHSEILSAFKHTKGAILIGTQMIGKGLDFPMVSLVGVINADQGLNAPDFRSYERMFSLIEQVGGRAGRGDIDGKVLIQTFSPDNYVLKYILNHDFEGFYSEEIKLRETFNYLPYSNIIRVLVSSVNEQNAANSSMQIKDAIIFYLKKKSVHNVNIMGPFPCLVSKIENKYRWQILIKDSEVEIHLIKSIINYILTEKRSVVLLDNVNASVDINPINMV is encoded by the coding sequence ATGGTTGAAAAATATTGTAAAGTAATATTAATTCAAAAATCTAGATATATAGATAAAAAATTTACATATAAAACTTATCTCGATGTTTGCTTAGGTCAAATAGTACATGTTCCGTTTGGAAGAGGTAATAAGCAATTGGAGGCTATAATTGTCGAAATTCAAGAAAAATTGCCTTGCGATGAGGATAAGCTAAAAGAGATAGTTTCTCTAGGAGAAAAAACAAATCTAGACTATGACAAGATTGCTCTTGCATTTTGGATTAGAGATTATTATATGTGTAGCTATTTAGATGCACTAAGCTTACTTTATCCGTCTCAAATTAGAAAAGGAAGTGCTAAGTTTGAGGATTTTGTTGTCCTAAAGGACAAGCTTGCTTTGCAGCTTGAGTATTTAGACTTAAAAACAAATGCACATGTAAAAAAATACTTATATAAATTGATACTGGATAATGTGGAGTTATCAAGGGATAAATTAAATGAAGAATTTAAGGGTAAAAATATTTCTGCATATATAAATAATCTTAAAGAAAAAGAAATAATTGAGATTAAAAGCAGCAGAATTTTTAGAGACTCAAGCAATGACAATATAAATAATACCACCTATATAAGGCATGCTTTAAATAAAGAGCAAAATAATATATTTGAAGAAATAAGTGATGAGCTGAGCACCAAAAACAGACCTGTTTTATTAAAAGGAATAACTGGATCTGGAAAGACAGAAATATATATGGAGCTCATAGACAAAATGATAGAAGAAGGTAAAGGCTCTATAGTATTAGTCCCTGAAATTTCACTTACTCCTCAAACCATTGCTAGATTTACAGCAAGATTTAAAGCAAAGGTAGCTGTCCTTCACAGTCACCTTAGCGTAGGGCAAAGATATGACGAATGGTCAAAGATAGAAAATATAGACGCTCCAGTAGTTATAGGGGCTCGCTCTGCGCTATTTGCTCCAGTTAGAAATCTAGGACTGATAGTCATAGATGAGTGCCATGAGGATGCATACAGGTCCGAGCTTAACCCAAAATATGATAGCGTAGAAGTAGCATGTAAATTAAATGAACTTCAAGCTGTCTCAGTAATATTAGGCTCAGCGACCCCAAAAGTAGAGCAATATTACAAAGCTAAAAATAAGGAATACAAGCTAGTTGAGCTAAGTAAAAGAGCAAATAACAAGCCTCTTCCTTCGATTGAGATAATAGATATGAAAGAAGATGCGAAATTAGGAAATTTGTCTTTTTTGAGCTTTAGCCTGCAAACTAAAATAAGTTCAGCTATGAAAAAAAAGGAGCAGGTAATTCTGTTTTTAAACAGAAGAGGATATGCGAATTTTTTAAGCTGTGATAGCTGTGGACATGTACCAAAATGCAAAAACTGCGATATTTCTCTTACCTATCATAAGAAAAACCAAACCTTAAGATGTCATTATTGCAATTTTGAAATTCCATTTCATAAATCATGTGAAAGCTGCAATGAAGGTACAATGAAAGATATTGGAATAGGAACTGAAAGAATTGAAGCTGAGGTAAGGGAGCTTTTTCCAGAGGCTAAGGTGTTTAGAATGGACAAAGACACTGTAAGCAGAAAAAACAGTCATAGCGAAATACTTTCAGCTTTTAAGCATACTAAAGGAGCTATACTTATTGGAACCCAAATGATAGGTAAAGGCTTGGATTTTCCAATGGTAAGCTTAGTAGGAGTTATAAATGCTGACCAAGGTTTAAATGCTCCAGATTTTAGAAGCTATGAGAGAATGTTTAGCCTTATTGAGCAGGTAGGCGGGAGAGCAGGCAGAGGGGATATAGATGGAAAGGTTTTAATTCAGACATTTTCGCCTGATAATTATGTTCTTAAATACATTTTAAATCATGATTTTGAAGGATTTTATAGTGAAGAAATAAAATTAAGAGAAACCTTTAACTATCTTCCATACAGTAATATAATCAGGGTACTTGTAAGCAGTGTAAATGAACAAAACGCAGCTAATAGCAGTATGCAAATTAAGGATGCAATTATTTTTTATTTAAAGAAAAAGTCTGTTCATAATGTCAATATTATGGGACCTTTTCCTTGTCTTGTAAGTAAAATAGAAAATAAATACAGATGGCAGATTTTAATAAAAGATAGTGAAGTTGAAATTCATTTAATTAAGAGTATAATAAACTATATACTTACAGAAAAAAGAAGTGTAGTTCTTCTAGACAATGTAAATGCTTCAGTTGATATAAATCCTATCAATATGGTATAA
- the coaBC gene encoding bifunctional phosphopantothenoylcysteine decarboxylase/phosphopantothenate--cysteine ligase CoaBC, which yields MSKTVVLGVSGGIAAYKACDVVSRLRKENVQVNVIMTKHATEFVSALTFQSISQNPVAVEMFEPVTNWDIEHISLAKKADIFLIAPATANVIGKIANGIADDMLSTTVMATKAPVVIAPAMNTNMYENPVTQANIQKLKDLGYIFIEPGYGRLACGDLGPGKLAEPDLIVENIKFLLNKTDELKGKNVLVTAGPTQEAIDPVRYITNKSTGKMGYALAYQAALMGAKVTLVTGPTNLEIPFGISEVIKVKSAQQMYEAVTSSFDEMDIVIKSAAVADYKPKNISDSKIKKSDSDLVLELDRNKDILFELGKLKTKQVLVGFAAETDDLIANAQKKLAKKNLDFIVANDLKQEGAGFAGDTNIVKLLFADGNIEELPIMTKNQLSKEIYDKIIYIMHNK from the coding sequence ATGTCTAAAACAGTAGTTTTAGGAGTAAGTGGAGGAATTGCTGCATACAAGGCTTGTGATGTTGTATCTAGACTCAGAAAAGAAAACGTACAGGTTAATGTGATTATGACAAAACATGCTACTGAATTTGTATCAGCACTTACATTTCAGAGCATAAGCCAAAATCCAGTTGCAGTTGAGATGTTTGAACCAGTTACAAATTGGGATATTGAACACATATCTTTGGCAAAAAAAGCTGATATTTTTTTAATTGCGCCAGCTACTGCAAATGTAATTGGAAAAATAGCAAATGGAATTGCTGACGACATGCTTTCAACTACAGTCATGGCTACTAAAGCTCCTGTAGTAATAGCACCCGCTATGAATACTAATATGTATGAAAATCCTGTCACTCAGGCAAATATTCAAAAACTTAAGGATTTGGGATATATTTTTATTGAACCAGGATACGGAAGACTAGCCTGTGGAGATTTAGGACCAGGCAAGCTAGCTGAACCTGATTTAATAGTTGAAAATATAAAATTTTTACTTAACAAGACTGATGAGTTAAAAGGGAAAAATGTTCTAGTAACAGCTGGCCCGACTCAAGAAGCGATAGATCCAGTAAGATATATAACCAATAAATCGACTGGTAAGATGGGTTATGCTCTTGCATATCAAGCAGCGCTTATGGGCGCAAAGGTAACTCTTGTTACTGGTCCTACAAATCTTGAGATACCTTTTGGAATTTCTGAGGTTATTAAAGTTAAAAGTGCTCAGCAGATGTATGAGGCAGTGACTTCTAGCTTTGATGAAATGGATATTGTTATTAAGTCTGCTGCGGTTGCCGATTATAAGCCTAAAAATATTTCAGATTCAAAAATTAAAAAATCTGATTCAGATTTAGTATTGGAGCTAGACAGAAATAAGGATATTTTATTTGAGCTTGGAAAACTAAAAACAAAACAAGTTTTAGTGGGCTTTGCTGCTGAAACTGATGATCTAATCGCTAATGCGCAAAAAAAATTAGCGAAGAAAAATCTAGATTTTATAGTTGCAAATGATTTAAAACAAGAGGGAGCTGGTTTTGCAGGAGATACCAATATTGTAAAGCTGCTGTTTGCAGATGGAAATATTGAAGAGCTACCGATTATGACAAAAAATCAGTTATCAAAAGAAATTTATGATAAAATCATATATATAATGCACAATAAATAA
- the rpoZ gene encoding DNA-directed RNA polymerase subunit omega, whose amino-acid sequence MLYPSINDLLNKADSRYCLVNEVSKRARQLVEGSDKMVETVEEKPVSVATFEVFEEKVTYKTTYFEDFMLNEMEEASKDNNEVK is encoded by the coding sequence ATGCTTTATCCATCTATTAATGATTTATTAAATAAGGCTGATAGCAGATATTGCCTTGTAAACGAGGTATCAAAGCGTGCAAGACAGCTAGTTGAAGGAAGCGACAAAATGGTAGAGACTGTAGAGGAAAAACCTGTATCAGTAGCTACATTTGAAGTTTTCGAAGAAAAAGTAACTTACAAGACTACATATTTTGAAGATTTTATGTTAAACGAGATGGAGGAAGCTTCTAAGGATAATAATGAGGTGAAATAA
- the gmk gene encoding guanylate kinase: MKKKGLLVVVSGPSGAGKGTICKNFMELNKEMLLSISSTTRNPRENEIDGVNYNFISKQDFEDLIGTDSLLEYVHVFGNYYGTPKKWVLECIEKGKDVLLEIEIVGAMKVKEKYPDAILVFVLPPSLKELKNRIVTRGTETIEQIENRMARAMQEIKTIEKYDYFIFNDNLTRAVDDLEAIISAEKNKVNRYSQEIVKIYEEEL, from the coding sequence ATGAAGAAAAAAGGTTTATTAGTAGTAGTTTCTGGGCCATCTGGAGCCGGAAAAGGTACTATATGCAAAAACTTCATGGAGCTAAATAAAGAAATGCTCCTTTCGATTTCATCTACAACTAGAAATCCAAGAGAAAATGAAATAGATGGAGTAAATTATAATTTTATATCAAAGCAGGATTTTGAGGATTTGATAGGGACAGATTCCCTTTTGGAATATGTTCATGTATTTGGAAACTATTACGGAACACCTAAAAAATGGGTGCTTGAATGCATAGAAAAAGGAAAAGATGTGCTTCTTGAAATAGAAATAGTAGGGGCCATGAAAGTGAAAGAAAAGTATCCAGATGCTATTTTGGTTTTTGTTCTGCCTCCTTCACTTAAGGAGCTAAAAAATAGAATTGTAACTAGAGGGACAGAAACTATTGAACAAATAGAAAACAGAATGGCAAGAGCAATGCAAGAAATAAAAACTATAGAAAAATACGACTACTTTATTTTTAACGACAATTTGACTAGAGCAGTAGATGATCTTGAAGCTATAATAAGCGCAGAAAAAAACAAAGTGAACCGATACAGCCAGGAAATTGTCAAAATTTATGAGGAGGAATTATAA
- the remA gene encoding extracellular matrix/biofilm regulator RemA, whose amino-acid sequence MKLINIGFGNVVSAAKVVAIVSPESAPIKRVIQDAKDKGRVIDATYGRRTRAVIITDSDHIILCPVQPETMAHRCNIKDEGHHEE is encoded by the coding sequence ATGAAATTGATTAATATCGGTTTTGGTAATGTTGTTTCTGCTGCTAAGGTAGTAGCTATAGTAAGCCCAGAATCTGCACCCATTAAAAGAGTTATTCAAGATGCTAAGGATAAGGGCAGAGTCATTGATGCTACTTATGGAAGAAGAACGAGAGCAGTTATTATTACAGATAGTGATCATATAATTTTATGTCCAGTTCAGCCAGAAACTATGGCACATCGCTGTAATATAAAAGATGAGGGTCATCACGAAGAGTAA
- a CDS encoding YicC/YloC family endoribonuclease, producing MAISMTGFGRGECKTEKFQFTVEVKSINHRYLDINVKMPRKIMLLEEWVRQQIKKYVQRGRVEVFIRMENIGISDAKLSVDTELAKGYYESLVLIKDTLNTRDDITTSVIGRFPDVIVSSENELDQEEILSVLESALVGALTELKKMRETEGQLLQKDTLERCDVLEKDILSVEALAADVEAEYRNKIKQKLDEFLKVYGFESDPQRVLQEAALYADRSSITEEIVRFKTHISQLRDTVISNDGLGRKMDFLLQEMNREINTIGSKSSNIDVTSYVVDLKSQLEKVREQIQNIE from the coding sequence TTGGCTATTAGCATGACTGGATTTGGAAGAGGAGAATGTAAGACTGAAAAGTTTCAATTTACAGTGGAGGTAAAGTCCATAAATCACAGGTATCTTGATATAAATGTTAAGATGCCAAGAAAGATTATGCTTTTAGAAGAATGGGTCAGACAGCAAATAAAAAAGTATGTGCAAAGAGGTAGGGTAGAAGTTTTTATCAGAATGGAAAACATAGGTATCTCAGATGCAAAACTTTCAGTTGACACTGAGCTTGCGAAAGGATATTATGAATCTCTAGTTTTAATTAAAGACACCTTAAATACAAGAGATGATATTACAACTTCAGTTATAGGAAGATTCCCTGATGTAATAGTAAGCAGTGAAAATGAGCTAGACCAAGAGGAAATTCTATCCGTTTTAGAATCAGCTTTAGTGGGCGCTCTTACAGAGCTTAAGAAAATGAGAGAAACAGAAGGACAACTACTTCAAAAGGATACTCTTGAGCGTTGTGACGTTTTGGAAAAGGATATATTATCTGTAGAGGCATTGGCAGCTGATGTCGAAGCTGAATATAGAAATAAAATAAAACAAAAATTAGATGAATTTTTAAAGGTTTATGGATTTGAGTCAGATCCTCAAAGAGTACTTCAAGAAGCTGCACTGTATGCCGATAGAAGTAGTATTACTGAAGAAATCGTAAGATTTAAAACTCATATATCTCAGCTTAGAGACACAGTTATTAGCAATGATGGACTTGGAAGAAAGATGGACTTCTTACTTCAAGAAATGAATAGAGAAATCAATACTATTGGCTCGAAATCCTCTAACATAGATGTTACTTCTTATGTGGTAGATTTGAAAAGCCAGCTAGAAAAAGTTAGAGAACAGATACAAAACATAGAGTAG
- the dapF gene encoding diaminopimelate epimerase, with the protein MLFWKMQGAGNDFILFNNLDGRYVDYSQLAKKLCDRHFGIGADGMMACEKSTSCDIKMVYYNQDGSKADMCGNGIRCFSKFIYENKIVDKTSFLVEAAARNYDISLITQNDEVKLVKVEMGLPTLEPKLIPALTNYAEFINEEIVIEDRKFLASAVLIGVPHLVIFEDDISLQELDYYGSRLEQNTKLFPKKINVNFVKIIDKSTIGVKTYERGCGYTLACGTGMTSSAYIANKLGLVNDKVKVSSPGGEVEIEILKEKLYMTGPAQKICDGRVDDDWLLA; encoded by the coding sequence ATGTTATTTTGGAAGATGCAAGGTGCAGGCAATGATTTCATATTGTTTAATAATTTGGATGGAAGATATGTGGACTATTCACAGCTTGCAAAAAAATTATGTGATAGACATTTTGGAATAGGCGCGGATGGTATGATGGCTTGCGAAAAATCTACAAGCTGTGACATAAAAATGGTCTACTATAATCAAGATGGTAGTAAAGCAGATATGTGTGGCAATGGAATAAGGTGTTTTTCTAAATTTATTTATGAAAATAAAATTGTTGATAAGACTTCTTTTTTAGTAGAAGCAGCGGCTAGGAATTACGATATTAGCTTGATTACTCAAAATGACGAAGTTAAGCTAGTTAAGGTAGAGATGGGATTACCTACCCTAGAACCTAAACTAATTCCAGCTCTAACAAATTATGCTGAGTTTATAAATGAAGAAATTGTAATTGAGGATAGAAAATTTCTTGCAAGCGCTGTTTTAATTGGGGTTCCGCATTTAGTAATTTTTGAAGATGATATATCACTACAAGAATTGGATTATTACGGCTCCAGACTTGAACAAAATACAAAACTATTTCCTAAGAAAATAAATGTTAATTTTGTAAAGATAATAGATAAATCAACTATTGGTGTAAAAACTTATGAAAGAGGTTGTGGCTACACCTTAGCTTGTGGAACAGGGATGACATCGAGTGCATATATAGCAAATAAACTAGGCCTTGTAAATGACAAAGTAAAAGTTAGTTCTCCAGGGGGCGAGGTTGAAATAGAAATCCTAAAAGAAAAGCTTTATATGACTGGACCAGCTCAGAAAATATGTGATGGAAGGGTGGATGACGATTGGCTATTAGCATGA
- a CDS encoding P-loop ATPase, Sll1717 family: MEKLKMKDLHVGMMDAKDELIKATPEVKERFIETYIIPENLDVKSFWEKHYCFITGLKGTGKTALLRYIGIMAEEELNSLNSFILFKSNFNTYDKENMIRLIDKNFVNSLENYSNADYEIIWKWLLHRHIVENISSNHGKDNLLFEGNPAWDTYEKFVTNPFPDTKFKKIQKSLAKATVEINGAIFDGNLGAKLGFEFNFDDIQTNKSKLNDAVSTADRLLADIIPLNRKMFIFVDELELSYESEESYRRDQILIRDLIISVYRMNQLFEKQSLNIKIICSVRSEVLLSVDASGKEVNKYISSYGYPIYWNEACAVGTRHPLIELFINRIRLSEKNAGSHEVTSDKIWNKWFGSTTEGQDMEQYILRLTWFRPRDIIRILTLAKTMRPSDETFDNKLFSHIIIEYSKDSWMETIEELKAKYNSEELKAIRKIFYGYYKEFTYEEFLIQVENTKKLFNPIPNVLNKPDELLDDLFRIGVIGNISKGVQRWASRGEEEILTGYMYNILVHPALRKYLCSIKNPAFKPPVNKKTTAIKKEEHQGEVINVSINKGFSFIKAKDVDYFAPLRNYKNIKNGQNIHKCKVKFNVRYNNKKDKCDEAIEIYLLP, from the coding sequence ATGGAGAAATTAAAAATGAAAGATCTGCATGTAGGTATGATGGATGCAAAAGATGAATTAATTAAAGCAACACCCGAAGTTAAAGAAAGGTTTATAGAAACCTATATAATACCTGAAAATTTGGATGTTAAAAGCTTTTGGGAAAAACATTACTGCTTTATAACTGGATTAAAAGGAACTGGGAAAACAGCTTTACTTAGATATATTGGTATTATGGCGGAAGAAGAATTAAATTCATTAAACTCTTTTATACTATTTAAAAGTAATTTCAATACATATGATAAAGAAAATATGATTCGTTTAATTGACAAGAATTTTGTGAATTCTTTAGAAAATTATAGTAATGCTGATTATGAGATTATATGGAAATGGTTACTTCACCGCCATATTGTTGAAAATATTTCTTCAAACCATGGAAAAGATAATTTATTGTTTGAAGGAAATCCTGCATGGGACACATATGAAAAGTTTGTAACAAACCCTTTTCCGGATACTAAATTTAAAAAAATTCAGAAAAGTTTGGCTAAAGCTACTGTAGAAATAAATGGAGCAATTTTTGATGGCAATTTAGGGGCTAAACTAGGTTTTGAGTTTAATTTTGATGATATTCAAACCAATAAATCTAAATTGAATGATGCAGTTAGTACAGCCGATAGACTATTAGCAGATATTATTCCTTTAAATAGAAAAATGTTTATATTTGTAGATGAATTAGAGTTGAGTTACGAATCAGAAGAAAGTTATCGTAGAGATCAAATTTTAATCAGAGACTTAATAATTTCTGTTTATAGAATGAATCAGCTCTTTGAAAAACAATCTTTAAATATAAAAATCATTTGTAGTGTAAGAAGCGAGGTATTGTTATCAGTTGATGCATCGGGAAAGGAAGTAAATAAATATATATCTAGCTATGGATATCCCATATATTGGAATGAAGCTTGTGCTGTAGGCACTCGACATCCCCTTATAGAATTATTTATTAATAGAATTAGACTTTCAGAAAAAAATGCAGGAAGTCACGAAGTAACTAGCGATAAAATATGGAATAAGTGGTTTGGATCTACTACTGAAGGTCAGGATATGGAGCAGTATATTTTAAGATTAACTTGGTTTAGACCTAGAGATATTATTAGGATTTTAACTTTAGCAAAAACTATGAGGCCAAGTGATGAAACTTTTGATAATAAATTGTTCTCTCATATTATAATTGAATATTCTAAAGATAGCTGGATGGAAACTATTGAAGAATTAAAAGCAAAATATAACAGTGAAGAATTAAAAGCAATCAGAAAAATATTTTACGGTTATTATAAGGAATTCACTTATGAAGAATTTCTAATACAGGTCGAAAATACAAAAAAATTATTTAACCCTATTCCTAATGTACTTAATAAACCCGATGAATTATTAGATGACTTATTTAGAATTGGTGTAATTGGAAATATTAGTAAAGGTGTGCAAAGGTGGGCTTCAAGAGGAGAAGAAGAAATCTTAACAGGTTATATGTATAATATTCTTGTACACCCAGCATTAAGAAAATATCTTTGTTCTATTAAAAATCCAGCTTTTAAACCTCCTGTAAATAAAAAAACAACTGCTATTAAAAAGGAAGAGCACCAAGGCGAAGTTATAAATGTCTCAATAAACAAAGGATTCTCCTTTATAAAAGCGAAGGATGTTGATTATTTTGCTCCATTACGTAATTATAAAAATATCAAGAATGGTCAAAATATCCATAAGTGTAAAGTAAAATTTAATGTAAGATATAATAATAAAAAAGATAAATGTGATGAGGCTATTGAGATTTATCTTTTACCATAA
- a CDS encoding phage holin family protein, with protein MKIDWKRKLSSRKFWAALIGFITAILVAINFTEAEIAQITAIVSAFATLIIYILTEGYVDGKREDNI; from the coding sequence ATGAAAATAGACTGGAAAAGGAAGTTATCTAGCAGGAAGTTTTGGGCAGCTCTTATAGGTTTTATAACGGCCATTCTTGTAGCTATTAATTTTACTGAAGCTGAAATAGCTCAAATAACAGCTATAGTTTCAGCATTTGCTACTTTGATTATATATATTCTAACTGAGGGATATGTGGACGGAAAAAGAGAAGATAATATATAA
- a CDS encoding C40 family peptidase, whose product MINRNKILEAALMLKSKNIKYKLGAKAMPPTIPKVLDCSGFVRYCYKIVGVDIPDGTWYQWHASNSIKVSDLKIGDLGFKHDPGVERGINHIGIYAGDGKWIHCNASRNGITLEKTTIFPYARRIKGVSFTNVKPEEDEDMARKPVSQKELDYGIDAINNLAKLKIINSPERHIADLKEYPWDWKMWVIQNNIAEKCGGTK is encoded by the coding sequence ATGATAAACAGGAACAAAATTCTTGAAGCAGCTTTAATGCTGAAAAGTAAAAACATTAAATATAAGCTTGGAGCTAAGGCAATGCCACCAACAATTCCGAAGGTATTAGATTGTTCAGGATTTGTAAGGTACTGCTATAAAATAGTAGGAGTTGATATACCAGATGGAACTTGGTATCAGTGGCATGCGAGTAATTCAATAAAAGTATCAGATTTGAAAATAGGAGATTTAGGATTTAAACATGATCCAGGAGTTGAAAGAGGAATAAATCATATAGGAATCTATGCTGGAGATGGGAAGTGGATTCATTGTAATGCTAGTAGAAACGGCATCACTTTAGAAAAAACAACTATATTTCCTTATGCACGAAGAATCAAAGGTGTAAGTTTTACTAATGTGAAACCAGAGGAGGATGAGGACATGGCCAGAAAACCTGTATCACAAAAAGAACTAGATTATGGGATAGATGCTATAAATAACCTTGCTAAATTAAAGATTATTAATAGTCCAGAGAGACATATTGCTGATTTAAAAGAATATCCTTGGGACTGGAAAATGTGGGTTATACAGAATAATATTGCGGAAAAGTGTGGGGGTACTAAATGA
- a CDS encoding hemolysin XhlA family protein, translated as MIEEKLCTEKHKNIEDKFENHQKKLDEHSDEIDDIKETIGTIKVDNREFKTKITELCKQLTELTTTIRWFIGLIVGGFVGFFFYMVQQGVL; from the coding sequence ATGATAGAAGAAAAACTATGTACTGAAAAACATAAGAACATTGAAGATAAGTTTGAAAACCATCAAAAAAAATTAGACGAGCATTCAGATGAAATTGATGATATAAAAGAAACTATAGGAACTATAAAAGTAGATAATCGTGAGTTTAAAACTAAAATTACAGAATTATGCAAGCAGCTCACAGAACTAACAACTACTATTCGCTGGTTTATTGGATTAATAGTAGGCGGTTTTGTAGGTTTCTTTTTTTATATGGTCCAGCAAGGGGTGTTATAG